The nucleotide sequence ATCGGAACTTCTTTTTTCTATATAGTTTAAACTGAAACTTGATTTACTAACATTATGAAACATGGGGAATTTCAATGAAAAGTATACAagatactgatttttttttatttaatcgaGGTAAATCAACGAATAACTATTAGAAAATgatactaaaattattttttattcatttatagacaaaaatcaggttaataaataatacaaggGTTGGGAGATAAATCATGCAactattttatttcttgtaaatatGAAACCGTATCATAAACGTCTATGCATAACAGATTGCTCTGTGTTAGATACTGTAGTTCGGTGAGGGCTTTGAAATCAGTCAATATGTGAATGTAGTACGAGATAGAAGTAAACAATGATGAGAAGCGGGCTTACATCAAAATGGCCGTTTTCCAATGCAATTTCATACTGAATTAAAGTATGCTCTTAAGAATAATGCTCCACCATACCGTAGCTCATTACGGAATATCCAGTAGACGGTACCACTTGCCCTCTGCCCTCTCTAACTCAAATAACGACCATCCTGCCTTCATCATTTAGCTGCTCACCGGTGGTTTCGAACGTTGCTCATAACTAGTTGACACACGTCCTAACTAAAATTTTCGTATCCACTCTGATTTaatatacatttataataatgaagaaTGAAGCATCAAGTATTTACAACGATAATATTATTCACACAAAAGTTGTTTCAACATAAATGTGCCTTTAAAACGATCAATCTATAAGAAATGTATTCGCCTTCAACAAGAATTCAACTGTAAACATTTCGAAATGGAGAAGTGACATCACCATAATGCATTATACTACAACAGCTATGAATAGAACTTGTATTTACTTCCACTAGAATGTATTTGAGTCAAGGGGCTGGCTATACGTAATAATAGAAAGGTGAAATATCGAATTTAAGCAAAGATTGATAAACCtcgtatttataatatatcaaacaaaggttcaattttatttaatgttacTGTTGACAACAAAATGGATTACGTATATTTCTAATAGATTTCACAATATGTGTCTTGCCAATTACACTTGATGGTTATCTGATATTTGACatcatcaataaataattattattcggtaatctacatattttgtttaataattaataataaaagaataggTGCTGATGACGGCATAGCTGAAAAAGTAATTCTGAACATATGGGTACAGAAATGTAAAAGAAGGTTGGTCAtattactttctaataattctaaataaattctaaatcttttggttaattaagattttttttgcaTCAACCACGCAGGGTTATTAGCAACGTAACGGTGTGATTGTACAATTATGTAATTTACATTTCATTTCTTGCTAAATTTTGCTGATAATATCAATCTCTGTTAGATAcgaaataatacttttaatgtCACAGTTGTTCCCCATCATTCGCTCCAAAGACTGACATAGACCATGTTCCCGTCTTTTTTCTGCGAACTTAGGACACTCACTAGCACATGTTTTACCGACACTTCAACTCGGCATATATCACATATGATATATGCAAACGTGACAGGATCACCTTGTCTCTGCGTTGTTTCGGGTTGTTCTTCCAAGGAGTGACTGACATGTTAACCTCTGCTAATTTGGATCGGCTCCGTCGCCAAACACTTTACCAATTTTCATGGACTGCTTTCTTTACGTGAGCTTTCAAGTCTCCATGTGTCGTTGAACTTTCCTCTTCTGAATTTTGGTTACTGAGAGCCTCTCGATCTATCTTGTCAGCTTTCATTACCCAGTATTCCGATGTATGCAGGTACCCACAATAGTTTTAGCAATCGGTCTTCCTGTATTAGTCTgcgtattttttcttttagaattaTACTGAGTGGATTATCTAAATAAACCGATCGTAGACTGTTGATTGCGCTCAAAGAGTCACTAATAATCAAGGTTTTAGTTAGACCTTCCGTTTCACTGTACAAAACCGCTTGAAGAATGGCGTGTGTCTCTCCTGTATATACTGTTCTGGTAGTCTGAAGCCAGTATTTGATATGGGTGTTACAATTGCTGCCGATACTGCGTCTTCCGATTTAGATGCATCCGAGTAGATTTGAGTGTAGTTTTGGTGTTCGGATAATATTTGCATAAAGTTATTTAATATGATTTGAGAAGGAGTTTCAACTTTGCTAAAACCAAGGTAGTATATTGGATTTATTTATAGGGTACACTTGTGGAAAGGTAATTTTTAGTTCATGTTTGTACCTATTAATTCGTTCATATAAAGGTGTCGTAGTTCGTGGTTTGTTCTGATATATGGTTTGGAATCGATGAGCGTGAACGTTTTGATATACAGGATTATTTTCGTTCGATAGAATGTTCACAGCGTAAGACAGGTTCAGGTATTGTCTTCTCAAGGATAGAGAAGGTTCACCGGATTCGCTGTGCAGGCTTTCAACTGGGCTCCTTTCATTATTGACAATAATATGCCCATGTTCACTCAGAAACAGATCGTCAATTTCTGAACTTGATAGGTACACGCACACTCTGTTGTTGGATATTTTTGAGCAGAAGATAACATTTTTGGGGCCGATAACTGAACCAATAGCTAGAATATATTCGggaatttttgtttcattaatagCATTGAATATTATGGattggtttttttctggaaaagttGTTGTGGCTGGTTGGTTTAATGCTGCTGAGTATTGCTTCTTCAACATATTCTGATTGAGATTAGCTGTCTGTGTATGCTGCGATTGGTCAGAGTTTTGGGGGTTCCTGTAGTCAGAAACCCCCTGGTTTGAGGTAAACATTGTTATGGATTAAGACAAAATGTAGGTAAGTTGTCCTGAAAGCGGTCCTGTCTACATTTGTTTTGGCGATAAGATCGCTTACTTGAACCGATTTTTATCTTGACCTCCTATCAGTatcagatttatttaattaatgaattttaaaattggtAATTGATGTAAACAAATTTTCCACTTATTACGTTTGGGTTTGGATTGTCTCTTTACTCTTTACTCTCTAATGGTACAGATTTCAACATTAACTTTTGACTTCAATAATACGGAGCTGAAAGAACAGTGTGAATAACTTATACGTCCAGAGCCGGACTCccaattatgaattttattagtGTCTTGTAGTCCCGTCTACTAGTGAcattttaaagtttaatttagAAGTCTAATAACATCATTCACGAAATATCTGTATTCTACTCTCGACAGAATGATAATATTGTAATTAGTAAATTTCAAAGCTTGTTGATagatatttttctcatttaatttttgTCTAAAGTGGAATGAAAAAAACTGGAAATGGATCTTCAAAATACTTAGTATTTTATACTTATGATTATTAAAACTCAATATACGCATGTTCACATTACATAAATACAATgaacttattgaattttttgtttttagaatcaGTGGTCGGATGGTCTTTCATCTAAGCTGCATATTTCTAATGCTCACATTTCAGATTCTGGAAATTATTCTTGTGTACCCACAATTGCAGGATCGACTAGTGTTAACGTGCACGTTATTAATGGTAAGTATAATGCAGACCATTGCTGAATATATAAAAGTTCTTCTCAAagtggaaattaaaaaaatgtataacatCTGAAAAGTTTAAACATTTTGTAGTCATTCCTCATAGACCAGTTATTCTGTATATGTATGAggggaaaaaaatgaaagttgtGAAACTAAAATATGTTCATGATACATATTTAATGGAAGGGTACCAAAAATGACTGcttaatatgattttattattggTAGTAGAATACTGATTGAATTGCCTTTGTGGATATATTCAAATGTATGTTGTGCTCGAAGTTAATAATAGTCATGTTGATGtttaaaagataatattttttttcaggtgAACATCCAGCAGCTATGCAACACGGCAACAAGAACACCGCCTCTCTGTCTCTCTCTATTCAAGGCACGATTGTAAATAGTTTATTTGTCATTGTAATGAAACAAATCAGATGAAATTCCTTGTAAATACGATTCTATCATTTGTCAACCctcatttccaaaaaaaaaaaaatcctcTAATCTTCATCACAAACCCACATATAATTATCTTCTattaatattcccaaatatgtCTCTATCTTAGCAAAAGTACCAACCAAATGAACTTTTCCAAACTTGTACCGAATGTTAACATATCTTTGAGTTATAAATTGATGATTACACATTAAAATCAGTTCTATATGTTGATGATTCGCAGACAGGGGcccatatttgaatttatatcttattattatagGGATAATAATAGGTGcacaacaaaaatttgatattttttttataaatttaactatttatttaaaatttgtactGCTATAGAATAGATAGTTGAATACCTTTTGGCTCCATCTTCAAAAACAGACTCTGAAGACATCTGATTCCTTGGAGGCTATATATAAATTAGCTACATATGGATTTGTTGGAAGATTGAGTCTCTAGGGAGGTTAACAGATCTTGTAAATTTACATATCTCAGTAATAGAGCTTGTACATTTAATTTCCAAAAGACAAAAAGTACTgaatacattcaaaatattacagaacttaaatgcaaatattgttataaaaaagaatCACAAGCCCTAAATAACAAGTCAACCAAGCAGACTCTATTACCTTTTATGTAGGTTCCTGCTACTTAAATGAAATCTAAATTCACTTGAGATCACATTCTACAGAGTGCAGATAATATTCATACTGTAATCTAACCACCAAACAGTAAACATTCTTGCTTAGGTagataatatttgttattttaatattatttaatattaattttataattggaaCCATAAAATACAGGTGTAGTAGATACTCTCGCCTTCTCTACTTTCGATTGCTGCTGTTTACCAGTCAGTCATTGAGAACCATACTCCTTCGATCTTTTGGAACTATGCGAACAATTTCTTTAGGGTCCCCCTTTTCCTATTGTCCATACCCTATTGTTTTTGCTCTATACTTAACAACTACCTCGCTTTTCTGAGcttctacaaaattttttatcttggTCTCAATATCTTCTACTTCTATCTAGGTTTTAGTGTTTTGTCAGTATACAAGACtttgttgattatttattttttttgtatatattctcTATAGTTTTAAATTCTCCATTATTGTTAAAATCTGGTTTACCTTCCATGAATGTGGATGGGACAAATTTAAGCTAATTGACTTTGGATACATATGTTTAAGGTTTAGTTATTGGCTTTGCCCTGAGCATATTTAGTTACTCGTATAAAAAAAGCTGAAAACATGTATATTTGTgacgattttatgaaaaatatgagtGTAACCTCCTGATATTacagtaattgaaaaattatgtactattatttttttatatagtgtaTGCTTATTAAAAACTATGTaagattgaaaaattggaacaataatgttaaaaatgttaattaactTAAGATGTTTCTCAAAAATGGCCCTAGTCTGTTATGATTACCTAATAAAACTAATGTTCCTGATCATTAGTGAGAAAATTTCTCTGCATTGGAaatgtaatatatatatttccaaaaaaagttaCAGAAATTCATTAGTAAATGTTCGAGTGTGGCAGTAATTCAATTATCAATCATATAACTTGCATTAATTCTCATCATTAACTCATTTTATATTAGTTCAGCTGTTCTAAGACATTATActatattatttcattgaaaatgttttacaCATTAATGTCTTTGCCATGTTTCTAATACTGTTTCAATATGTTCTCATggttataaaattgaaataaagttagaatttctttcaaatatatgcTAATAACAGTGGTTATATCATTGGagaataaatatgttttattaacTATGGACTgtcatttttttgatttatctgACATGATAATAGATATGATcaggaaaatattaatttcttgtatagtacaatttgtttataaactGCCTGCAAATAATCACAATTGATTTTTCCTAACAAGACAGTATAAGAATATTTAcaaagtaaaattttgttattttaattcacTGAATTAggttatttttctgtaataaaattattattccgGTTGATAATCATCATAATGTAGATATGATTTATAGACTCaactttttgtataaataaatatttaatgtttcgtgttgtttattttctccaataatatatatatatatatatatatatatatatatatatatttatatacatatggAACTGAAGCCAAACAGAATctaagaaatttcgaaaatatcctccaaaaaatttcaaaactaaaaaacCGAAGAATTTTTCTACTCAGATGCAGAAAAAATAAGTTAAACCTACAtttctatattcaaaattatcccatataaaatttacaaatagtcGCCTGCAGCATGAATATTAAAATCACGTTTTACCTAGTTATACAACTATCTATTACCGAATTAACTACTTTAAtaagaaaatgatttaaaaaacataacagttaaaataaataaagtaattacattttccaaaaatttgaggaATAATGTCGAGAAATAACtatattactttttaataaatgcaaagaaagaaatattaagaaaattgataatgcAATATTAAAACAACAATCTATTGCTAAAAAtgcaaatgaaataaaatcacaaTGGATCGAAAATTTTAACAGATACTGTCATACCAGATGAAGTGAAAGAAGTTTTATCTATGGGTCctaattttgcacaaaatatttctagtgacaAAGAATTATCTGTAacaaatatcttatgtaatattgaatgcaacaccaatcatctaaagaacgaaattcaaaataaaataggatctgatacttgtaatattatcactttttcaaaaataaattgaaaaacaaataacaacaaagcaatatcaaacctcaaaatataactacAACAAAAGAATTCATCAATACAAATAGAActctcaaaatttttaaagcagataaatctaataaaactgtttttatgaaatcagaagattataataattattaaacgataagaaaacttacaaaaaaattgagcaagaccctacgaattctaatcaaaaacaaaataatgatctaattgGATCTTGAgaagaacaactttttatttcgccatcagATGCAAAAAAAGTCACAATGCCTTAACCCttaaatatatggtttaccaaaacTGCACAAACCTGacattgtttcaagtattcaaactcctctcACCCCATTACctaattacttgaaaaatattaaaatattttgaaaaaaattttatatcaaaacaaatactatatcaaaaacacatggaatttcaaagaaaaaattaaaagtataaatattcctaatgaatatgtatttatttcgttatatgtggtttctttatatacaaatattcctattaccattgtgaaaaatataataagaaaatgtgataaaactaaagaatatacagaaatacctcaaaacaaatttataaaagctatagaactcacacttagAACAACATATTTCCAATATGAAAATAAGAGAtgcaaacaaattgatggttgtgctctGGGGGCTTCCATTTCAAGCACAATTGGAGATTGGAGAGGGGTATATCCTAGTATTTTATCACTCACAAAATACAAACTCTGTAATCAGAACTGTTCGCTTCATaaggttttatttttcttattattcatttagaaaatggtgaataaaaaaatactcttattgttataaaaactaTCAGCTCTTagaaatcaatttataaattctgGGCCACTCTACATACATAaacatacatattttaaaaaaggtacagaatttcttatattttatttaaaataattgaattgccatAATCTATTACTTACATGgtttcatttataatttgaatcaatttcatatatatatatatatatatatatatatatatatatatatatatatatatatatatatatatatatatatatatatatatatatatatatatatatatataatatatatataaatataaaataatataaatatatatatatatatatatatatatatatatatatatatatatatatatatatatcaatataaatatatatatatatatatcaatataaatttcagTGCATCcattaaactaaacaaataaagtaagttaattattattaaaattaattaagcAATACAGTAAGTATTGATAtccacaattattttcaattccaaaattatttatactattgaaatatattaccATAGTTCATTTAAAGGTTTCTTATTGACAAAACAATCTTTGAATCCTTTTACTGAATCTTTATACTTGTACCAAGTAAggttttctatttcttctttagAAGAGTCCTCACATTCTTCTGCCATACTTTCACCAAGATCTTCAAACACCTTAAAACTTTCACAACAATTTCGATCTTTTCGCATatctgatttcaaaaatatttgaacctGTTTAGTGTTATTAGAAAAGCTGGGAGCTACAGAAGGTTCAAAACCTGAAGATTTTAATGGAGAGCAATCATTCATCTTCTTGATGTATATATGCACGTTTGTAGAAGGGATATTTGCTTCAATCTTATCAAGCCATTCTTGCCTTAAAAAAATACTcctaaaaagttaaaaattggaGTTCACAATAACAGCAACGATTTTCATTaccttaaaattttttgttgatatttattcaattcGGCTGCATGATTACCTTCAATGTGTCCAAGAAGGCATGATACATTTATAGTAATCACTTCTCTAACGGTAAATGGTGTGGTACCAAGCACAAATACAACACTTTTCACCTTATTTTTATGGTAAATAAATTCATCAGTGATGCTAGTCATTGCTGATTCTACAGTATCCAAAACTTTAGAAACAACTAGAAAGTGGCACTCTGCTCTTAACTTGAGTCCAGCATCTATAGGCGTTTCGGAAGTCTTTTGTCGTTTTTTCGTCACCATAATTTTCATCCGACTATAAGAATAAGGTATCTGGCATTTTTGGTAAAGAAGACCTTTTATAATCTCATTTATTATGGAAGCGCATGAGAATGGAGTAAGAATTATATCAGAAGTATTTGCATCGATCTTGAATATATTACCATCGTCTCGATtcgttttcatatttcaataataaaataaattactaaaaCGTTCTTGATaaaccaaaaattcaaaatattgagactttgtttttattaatctGTGAATTAAATcagtaatcaacaaaaaaatcaagtatGCCATATCTTAAGGCTTCTTCACACCACGATTAGAAATTGTGCGTAATCACCCAGACATGCGCATATCTAATTTTGCCCTTCCAAAAAGCAGTGGTTGAGCCCcaattgtttttattccatacatatttGGACTATTCATTGGATTGTGAGAAAAACTTATGAggggaataaaaaatttttaaagtttaaaaaaccACAGGGTAGAAAGAATCATTTTCGGATCATATAGATGCATTCCACTGAGCATTAACGGCGCCTGAAATACTCTTTTGGGCGTTCGACATAGGGACTACGATCGTTGTGGTCACAGCAAGAACGTCACTCATGTCGTCATGAACAACGTCACAACGATTCTTGTCAAAAGGTGGGGTGGAGTAAGCGTTGAAAGCTATagcggaattttcaaaattcatgcAACGCAGATTGCAACCAGTAGAATCTATCTCATTATTTCATGCAGCAAGGGATATTATAAGTACTGTTGAAGCATTCTTGTGACGcaccaaattttttacaattgcCTCAGAAGatgttttgattttactttaatgtaaatGATTTAAGCACTTTACTAATAACTTACAAATCATAAGATAACCTCTTGAAGCACtcgcttatttttttttattttgcgaTTTCTTAATATTCATCTCACGACTTAAAGCGCCTCGCAATCTATTCCACTTGGGCTTACGATTATAACGCTGTTGACTTATTGGTATGGGGAAGATCGTGATTGTGAACGTAATTACTGTAACTGACTGAAGGAATACATccatagataaatttttttacctcTTCCAATAGTAAATGACGTTTAAGAGAGTACTCCTTTGTATTTTGAAGTTGGTATTACCAATATTTAAATGTCAGAATCAGCTGTGGTAGGAGGTGTGTTatgactttttcaaatattgtttaaacagataataataaagaataacttAATAGTAGTTATATGAGCTTTGAAGATTGATAATGGTATCCGTACACGATAAGTGGATCAGAATTTTTGATATTCCCGATGTTCGAAAACATAAGAATGGATTTACAATATATAAAGTAGTTTCAATGGTAAGTATTGCCCATTATTATAGGCAAATAGGCTAGTACACAAATACAACTTAAAAtacaacttaattttttagttatatcCAGAGAACTGTCCTGATGCTGTTACTCGAGTAATTGTATGGAAAAGATTCAACGATTTTCGGAGATTGAATAGAGAACTTAAAGGGTTATACAAGAAGTTAACAACAAACAAAGATTTTCCCAACTTACCTGctaaaacagttttaaaaagGTCAGTTGATTCTCATCTTTACTGAACTAAGATAAGCACTATATACAGTAGAAGTGGAGCAGTggacattaatttttttataaactttgaatactagttgatttatattaataaattacttGCCAAACTTAGAGACACTAACAATATGGGTATTGAATGAATTTGGATATGGAAGGGAAGTGGTAGAAGTTTGAGATTTATTCTTTAATTTGTTTACATACTATATATGCTTTAGTGGAATATTTTGTACTGAAGATCTGGGAGTTCTAGTACATTTGTTTATAATGCTTAAAGACTTTTTCATATACTACTTTATTTGTTATTGACAGTAGCTTATATATTGTATCATTAATGAATGTTCGGCAATAAATTGTTTATGATTTATTGTAGGTTTGATGATGAAACTATTCAGGAACGAAAACAAAGTATCTTGAATTTTCTGGAATTTATTGGGGCGAATAGTCAATTGTTCACTTGCAAAGAATTTGCAAAATTTCTTGAGGTGGGTATGTGAAATATCTTTCATTCTATACTTTCACTTATTGATACAGAATGTGTGTGTAATAGAAACATTGGAAATTCATATTTCAGCAGTTTATttttcctatatattttttaaaataggtaGAATAAAATACCTGTCCTTACtatgtttgaatattttgagaagtatatattatataatttgaaaatactcaAAAGTAGATAAGTTCATTTATCTTTACCTCAGCCATATAACTTTATGTTCATGGTTTCACATTGTAGACCAGTTATACTCCAGTAGAACATTTAAGTAGTAATATCAATTCTATAAGAGCAGAATTGAAACTTCCAGAAGATCCTGAAGTTAGTACCACTCTTTCTGAAGATGACATTACTATCAGTGATACAGATTCTGTATCCACTGTGTACAGCTTAAATTACACTTCTC is from Diorhabda carinulata isolate Delta chromosome 1, icDioCari1.1, whole genome shotgun sequence and encodes:
- the LOC130898338 gene encoding uncharacterized protein LOC130898338; amino-acid sequence: MKTNRDDGNIFKIDANTSDIILTPFSCASIINEIIKGLLYQKCQIPYSYSRMKIMVTKKRQKTSETPIDAGLKLRAECHFLVVSKVLDTVESAMTSITDEFIYHKNKVKSVVFVLGTTPFTVREVITINVSCLLGHIEGNHAAELNKYQQKILRSIFLRQEWLDKIEANIPSTNVHIYIKKMNDCSPLKSSGFEPSVAPSFSNNTKQVQIFLKSDMRKDRNCCESFKVFEDLGESMAEECEDSSKEEIENLTWYKYKDSVKGFKDCFVNKKPLNELW